One window of Equus caballus isolate H_3958 breed thoroughbred chromosome 3, TB-T2T, whole genome shotgun sequence genomic DNA carries:
- the RIPOR1 gene encoding rho family-interacting cell polarization regulator 1 isoform X13, whose protein sequence is MMSLSVRPQRRLLSARVNRSQSFAGVLSSHERGPRSFPAFSPPGPPRKPPALSRVSRMFSVAHPATKVPQPERLDLVYAALKRGLTAYLEVHQQEQEKLQGQIRESKRNSRLGFLYDLDKQVKSIERFLRRLEFHASKIDELYEAYCVQRRLRDGAYNMVRAYSTGSPGSREARDSLAEATRGHREYTESMCLLESELEAQLGEFHLRMKGLAGFARLCVGDQYEICMKYGRQRWKLRGRIEGSGKQVWDSEETVFLPLLTEFLSIKVTELKGLANHVVVGSVSCETKDLFAALPQVVAVDINDLGTIKLSLEVTWSPFDKDDQPSAASTVNKASTVTKRFSTYSQSPPDTPSLREQAFYNMLRRQEELENGTAWSLSSESSDDSSSPQLSGATRHSSAPRPLVQQPEPLPIQVAFRRPETPTSGPVDEEGAVAPVLANGHAPYSRTLSHISEASVDAALAEASVEAVGLESIARGPSLPAHPDPTHGEHPGPVSPALDPGNSATSPTLSTTGPAYISTDPAPSAHLDLVHKTPDSSSPELPGPTHTTTSSTYSAISPTHSAASLTHTTTGSTHKPMLSTLTITDPTPSATGPAQTTTSLTHTVTNLTHTVTSPTDKPMLSTLTTTGSTPCATGQAHTTTSPTHKPMFSILMTAGPTPNTTGSAQPTTSPTHSTASPTHTAAGPTYTTASPTDKSRMSTHTSTSPTPNAKDPVQTTRSPTHPVTSPTLITVSPSTSLDLTTLPSPSAHTDPTLPGTDPLSCSHPASTPCTQADPIAPSTSYPGPTCSSWEPLTSPSPDPQEPILQSPSPAPSSLDPVPQHSDFSLTMAAQAPVPGAAGEAGDRRLEEALGALMAALDDYRGQFPELQGLEQEVTRLESLLMQRQGLTRSRASSLSITVEHALESFSFLNEDEDEDHDGPRDRPPSSLEPGAEDSLDSLSARPLSTECPALDTALVQHLYHCSRLLLKLGTFGPLRCQEAWALERLLQEARVIEAVCELSRRWEIPATSAQEVVQFSASRPGFLTFWDQCTEGLSPFICSVERVLLTFCNQYSARLSLRQPGLAEAVCVKFLEDALGRKLPRRPQPGPGEQLTIFQFWSYIEALDSPSMEAYVTETAEEVLLVRNLNSDDQAVVLKALRLAPEGRLQRDGLRALSSLLVHGNNKVMAAVSTQLRSLSLGPAFRERALLCFLDQLEDEDVQMRVAGCLALGCIKAPEGIEPLVYLCQTDTEAVREAARQSLQQCGEEGQSAHRRLEESLDALPRIFGPGSMAKFYRK, encoded by the exons ATGATGTCCCTGTCGGTGCGGCCGCAGCGCCGCCTGCTCAGCGCCCGGGTCAATAGGAGCCAGTCCTTCGCAGGCGTCCTCAGCAGCCACGAGCGGGGGCCCAG GAGCTTCCCGGCCTTCAGTCCCCCAGGGCCCCCACGGAAGCCCCCAGCGCTCTCCCGTGTTTCCAGGATGTTTTCCGTGGCGCACCCAGCCACCAAGGTCCCGCAGCCTGAGCGGCTGGATTTGGTGTACGCTGCACTCAAGCGGGGCCTGAC TGCCTACTTGGAAGTGCACCAACAGGAGCAGGAGAAACTCCAGGGGCAGATACGGGAGTCCAAGAGGAATTCTCGCCTG GGCTTCCTGTATGACTTGGACAAG CAAGTCAAGTCCATTGAACGCTTCCTGCGACGGCTGGAGTTCCATGCTAGCAAG ATTGATGAGCTATATGAAGCATACTGTGTCCAGCGACGTCTCCGGGATGGTGCCTACAACATGGTCCGTGCCTACAGTACTGGGTCCCCAGGGAGCCGCGAGGCCCGAGACAGCCTGGCCGAGGCCACTCGGGGGCATCGAGAGTACACAGAG AGCATGTGTCTGCTGGAGAGTGAGCTGGAGGCACAGCTGGGCGAATTCCATCTCCGCATGAAAG GGTTGGCCGGCTTCGCCAGGCTGTGTGTGGGCGATCAGTATGAG ATCTGCATGAAATATGGGCGTCAGCGCTGGAAACTCCGGGGCCGCATTGAGGGTAGTGGAAAGCAGGTGTGGGACAGTGAGGAAACcgtctttcttcctctgctcacGGAATTCCTGTCCATCAAG GTGACAGAGCTGAAGGGCCTGGCCAACCACGTAGTTGTAGGCAGCGTCTCTTGCGAGACCAAGGACCTGTTCGCTGCCCTGCCCCAGGTTGTGGCAGTGGACATCAATGACCTTGGCACCATCAAGCTCAGCCTGGAAGTCACATGGAG ccccttcgACAAGGATGACCAGCCCTCGGCTGCTTCTACTGTCAACAAAGCCTCCACAGTCACCAAGCGCTTCTCCACCTATAGCCAGAGCCCACCAGACACGCCCTCACTTCGGGAGCAGGCCTTCTAT aATATGCTGAGGCGACAGGAGGAGCTGGAGAATGGGACAGCATGGTCCCTGTCATCTGAATCTTCAGACGACTCATCCAGCCCACAGCTCTCAGGCGCTACCCGCCACTCATCAGCCCCCAGGCCCCTGGTACAGCAGCCTGAGCCTCTGCCCATCCAAGTTGCCTTCCGTAGGCCTGAGACCCCCACCTCTGGACCTGTGGATGAGGAGGGGGCCGTGGCCCCAGTCCTGGCCAATGGGCATGCCCCCTACAGCCGGACTCTGAGCCATATCAGTGAGGCCAGTGTGGATGCTGCCTTGGCTGAGGCTTCAGTGGAGGCTGTGGGTCTAGAAAGCATAGCCCGGGGACCTAGCCTGCCAGCACACCCAGATCCCACCCATGGGGAACACCCTGGTCCTGTCTCTCCTGCCCTGGACCCTGGCAATTCTGCCACAAGTCCCACTCTTAGTACAACAGGCCCTGCCTATATATCTACAGACCCTGCCCCATCTGCACACCTAGACTTGGTTCACAAGACCCCAGACTCTAGCTCTCCTGAACTGCCAGGCCCCACACACACCACTACAAGCTCCACCTATAGTGCCATAAGCCCTACCCACAGTGCTGCAAGCCTTACTCACACTACCACAGGTTCCACCCACAAGCCCATGCTCTCGACGCTCACTATTACAGACCCTACCCCCAGTGCTACAGGCCCAGCCCAGACCACCACAAGTCTTACCCACACTGTCACAAACCTGACACATACTGTCACAAGCCCAACAGACAAGCCCATGCTCTCTACCCTCACTACTACAGGCTCTACCCCCTGTGCCACAGGTCAGGCCCATACTACCACAAGCCCCACCCACAAGCCCATGTTTTCTATCCTCATGACTGCGGGTCCTACCCCCAATACTACAGGCTCAGCCCAGCCCACCACAAGCCCCACCCACAGCACTGCAAGCCCCACCCACACTGCTGCAGGCCCCACCTACACTACTGCAAGCCCTACTGACAAATCCAGGATGTCAACTCACACCTCTACAAGTCCTACCCCTAATGCTAAGGACCCAGTCCAGACTACCAGAAGCCCCACCCATCCTGTCACAAGCCCCACCCTTATAACTGTAAGCCCTTCTACTTCTTTAGACCTCACCAcactccccagcccctctgcccacaCAGACCCCACTCTCCCAGGCACCGACCCCCTGTCCTGTAGCCACCCAGCCTCCACTCCCTGTACTCAGGCAGACCCTATAGCCCCCAGCACCTCCTACCCAGGTCCTACCTGTTCCAGTTGGGAACCCCTCACAAGCCCTTCCCCAGACCCCCAAGAGCCTATCCTTCAGAGCCCAAGCCCTGCTCCCTCATCCCTAGACCCTGTGCCCCAGCATTCAGACTTTAGCCTGACTATGGCTGCCCAGGCCCCAGTTCCAGGGGCAGCTGGAGAGGCTGGGgacaggaggctggaggaggcactGGGGGCCCTAATGGCTGCCCTTGATGACTATCGTGGCCAGTTCCCTGAGCTGCAGGGCCTGGAGCAGGAGGTGACCCGGCTGGAGAGTCTGCTCATG CAGAGACAGGGCCTGACTCGCAGCCGGGCTTCCAGTCTTAGCATCACTGTGGAGCATGCCCTGgagagcttcagcttcctcaacGAGGATGAAGATGAAGACCATGATGGTCCTAGGGACAG GCCCCCAAgcagcctggagcctggggctgAGGACAGCCTCGACTCGCTCAGTGCCCGCCCCCTCAGCACGGAGTGTCCAGCTCTGGACACTGCCTTGGTCCAGCACCTGTACCACTGCAGCCGCCTCCTGCTG AAACTGGGCACATTTGGGCCCCTGCGCTGCCAGGAGGCATGGGCCCTGGAACGGCTGCTGCAGGAGGCTCGAGTAATTGAGGCAGTATGCGAGCTTAGCAGGCGATGGGAAATCCCTGCCACCTCCGCCCAGGAAG TGGTGCAGTTCTCAGCCTCTCGGCCCGGCTTCCTGACCTTCTGGGACCAGTGTACGGAGGGACTTAGCCCCTTCATCTGCTCCGTGGAGCGGGTGCTCCTCACCTTCTGCAATCAGTACAGTGCCCGTCTCTCCCTGCGCCAGCCAGGCTTAGCAGAGGCTG TATGTGTCAAGTTCCTAGAAGATGCCTTGGGGCGGAAGCTGCCCAGGaggccccagccaggccctggagaGCAGCTCACCATCTTCCAGTTCTGGAGTTACATTGAAGCCTTGGACAGCCCCTCCATGGAGGCCTATGTGACAGAGACCGCCGAGGAGG TGTTACTGGTGCGGAATCTGAACTCAGATGACCAGGCTGTTGTGCTGAAGGCCCTTAGGTTGGCGCCTGAGGGGCGGCTACAAAGGGATGGGCTCCGGGCCCTCAGCTCCCTGCTTGTCCATGGCAACAACAAGGTCATGGCTGCTGTCAGCACCCAGCTCCGGAGCCTGTCACTGGGCCCTGCCTTCCGGGAAAGG GCCCTACTGTGCTTCCTGGACCAGCTCGAAGATGAGGATGTACAGATGAGAGTAGCTGGCTGCCTCGCCCTGGGCTGCATTAAG GCTCCAGAGGGCATTGAGCCCCTTGTGTACCTGTGCCAAACGGACACAGAAGCCGTGAGGGAAGCTGCCCGGCAGAGCCTGCAACAGTGTG GGGAAGAGGGACAATCTGCCCATCGACGGCTGGAGGAGTCACTGGACGCCCTACCCCGCATCTTTGGACCCGGCAGCATGGCCA agttttacagaaaataa
- the RIPOR1 gene encoding rho family-interacting cell polarization regulator 1 isoform X4, translating into MMSLSVRPQRRLLSARVNRSQSFAGVLSSHERGPRSFPAFSPPGPPRKPPALSRVSRMFSVAHPATKVPQPERLDLVYAALKRGLTAYLEVHQQEQEKLQGQIRESKRNSRLGFLYDLDKQVKSIERFLRRLEFHASKIDELYEAYCVQRRLRDGAYNMVRAYSTGSPGSREARDSLAEATRGHREYTESMCLLESELEAQLGEFHLRMKGLAGFARLCVGDQYEICMKYGRQRWKLRGRIEGSGKQVWDSEETVFLPLLTEFLSIKVTELKGLANHVVVGSVSCETKDLFAALPQVVAVDINDLGTIKLSLEVTWSPFDKDDQPSAASTVNKASTVTKRFSTYSQSPPDTPSLREQAFYNMLRRQEELENGTAWSLSSESSDDSSSPQLSGATRHSSAPRPLVQQPEPLPIQVAFRRPETPTSGPVDEEGAVAPVLANGHAPYSRTLSHISEASVDAALAEASVEAVGLESIARGPSLPAHPDPTHGEHPGPVSPALDPGNSATSPTLSTTGPAYISTDPAPSAHLDLVHKTPDSSSPELPGPTHTTTSSTYSAISPTHSAASLTHTTTGSTHKPMLSTLTITDPTPSATGPAQTTTSLTHTVTNLTHTVTSPTDKPMLSTLTTTGSTPCATGQAHTTTSPTHKPMFSILMTAGPTPNTTGSAQPTTSPTHSTASPTHTAAGPTYTTASPTDKSRMSTHTSTSPTPNAKDPVQTTRSPTHPVTSPTLITVSPSTSLDLTTLPSPSAHTDPTLPGTDPLSCSHPASTPCTQADPIAPSTSYPGPTCSSWEPLTSPSPDPQEPILQSPSPAPSSLDPVPQHSDFSLTMAAQAPVPGAAGEAGDRRLEEALGALMAALDDYRGQFPELQGLEQEVTRLESLLMQRQGLTRSRASSLSITVEHALESFSFLNEDEDEDHDGPRDRPPSSLEPGAEDSLDSLSARPLSTECPALDTALVQHLYHCSRLLLKLGTFGPLRCQEAWALERLLQEARVIEAVCELSRRWEIPATSAQEVVQFSASRPGFLTFWDQCTEGLSPFICSVERVLLTFCNQYSARLSLRQPGLAEAVCVKFLEDALGRKLPRRPQPGPGEQLTIFQFWSYIEALDSPSMEAYVTETAEEVLLVRNLNSDDQAVVLKALRLAPEGRLQRDGLRALSSLLVHGNNKVMAAVSTQLRSLSLGPAFRERALLCFLDQLEDEDVQMRVAGCLALGCIKAPEGIEPLVYLCQTDTEAVREAARQSLQQCGEEGQSAHRRLEESLDALPRIFGPGSMATSRPARALLLQEAGLQGEGSPPQELPDTFREQKKRRKKKGMFVKAKKQMGWHVGRGLLLCFAHRVERGCLSCVFLCMVCGYNLLNPRHMICSLLSLHRPPP; encoded by the exons ATGATGTCCCTGTCGGTGCGGCCGCAGCGCCGCCTGCTCAGCGCCCGGGTCAATAGGAGCCAGTCCTTCGCAGGCGTCCTCAGCAGCCACGAGCGGGGGCCCAG GAGCTTCCCGGCCTTCAGTCCCCCAGGGCCCCCACGGAAGCCCCCAGCGCTCTCCCGTGTTTCCAGGATGTTTTCCGTGGCGCACCCAGCCACCAAGGTCCCGCAGCCTGAGCGGCTGGATTTGGTGTACGCTGCACTCAAGCGGGGCCTGAC TGCCTACTTGGAAGTGCACCAACAGGAGCAGGAGAAACTCCAGGGGCAGATACGGGAGTCCAAGAGGAATTCTCGCCTG GGCTTCCTGTATGACTTGGACAAG CAAGTCAAGTCCATTGAACGCTTCCTGCGACGGCTGGAGTTCCATGCTAGCAAG ATTGATGAGCTATATGAAGCATACTGTGTCCAGCGACGTCTCCGGGATGGTGCCTACAACATGGTCCGTGCCTACAGTACTGGGTCCCCAGGGAGCCGCGAGGCCCGAGACAGCCTGGCCGAGGCCACTCGGGGGCATCGAGAGTACACAGAG AGCATGTGTCTGCTGGAGAGTGAGCTGGAGGCACAGCTGGGCGAATTCCATCTCCGCATGAAAG GGTTGGCCGGCTTCGCCAGGCTGTGTGTGGGCGATCAGTATGAG ATCTGCATGAAATATGGGCGTCAGCGCTGGAAACTCCGGGGCCGCATTGAGGGTAGTGGAAAGCAGGTGTGGGACAGTGAGGAAACcgtctttcttcctctgctcacGGAATTCCTGTCCATCAAG GTGACAGAGCTGAAGGGCCTGGCCAACCACGTAGTTGTAGGCAGCGTCTCTTGCGAGACCAAGGACCTGTTCGCTGCCCTGCCCCAGGTTGTGGCAGTGGACATCAATGACCTTGGCACCATCAAGCTCAGCCTGGAAGTCACATGGAG ccccttcgACAAGGATGACCAGCCCTCGGCTGCTTCTACTGTCAACAAAGCCTCCACAGTCACCAAGCGCTTCTCCACCTATAGCCAGAGCCCACCAGACACGCCCTCACTTCGGGAGCAGGCCTTCTAT aATATGCTGAGGCGACAGGAGGAGCTGGAGAATGGGACAGCATGGTCCCTGTCATCTGAATCTTCAGACGACTCATCCAGCCCACAGCTCTCAGGCGCTACCCGCCACTCATCAGCCCCCAGGCCCCTGGTACAGCAGCCTGAGCCTCTGCCCATCCAAGTTGCCTTCCGTAGGCCTGAGACCCCCACCTCTGGACCTGTGGATGAGGAGGGGGCCGTGGCCCCAGTCCTGGCCAATGGGCATGCCCCCTACAGCCGGACTCTGAGCCATATCAGTGAGGCCAGTGTGGATGCTGCCTTGGCTGAGGCTTCAGTGGAGGCTGTGGGTCTAGAAAGCATAGCCCGGGGACCTAGCCTGCCAGCACACCCAGATCCCACCCATGGGGAACACCCTGGTCCTGTCTCTCCTGCCCTGGACCCTGGCAATTCTGCCACAAGTCCCACTCTTAGTACAACAGGCCCTGCCTATATATCTACAGACCCTGCCCCATCTGCACACCTAGACTTGGTTCACAAGACCCCAGACTCTAGCTCTCCTGAACTGCCAGGCCCCACACACACCACTACAAGCTCCACCTATAGTGCCATAAGCCCTACCCACAGTGCTGCAAGCCTTACTCACACTACCACAGGTTCCACCCACAAGCCCATGCTCTCGACGCTCACTATTACAGACCCTACCCCCAGTGCTACAGGCCCAGCCCAGACCACCACAAGTCTTACCCACACTGTCACAAACCTGACACATACTGTCACAAGCCCAACAGACAAGCCCATGCTCTCTACCCTCACTACTACAGGCTCTACCCCCTGTGCCACAGGTCAGGCCCATACTACCACAAGCCCCACCCACAAGCCCATGTTTTCTATCCTCATGACTGCGGGTCCTACCCCCAATACTACAGGCTCAGCCCAGCCCACCACAAGCCCCACCCACAGCACTGCAAGCCCCACCCACACTGCTGCAGGCCCCACCTACACTACTGCAAGCCCTACTGACAAATCCAGGATGTCAACTCACACCTCTACAAGTCCTACCCCTAATGCTAAGGACCCAGTCCAGACTACCAGAAGCCCCACCCATCCTGTCACAAGCCCCACCCTTATAACTGTAAGCCCTTCTACTTCTTTAGACCTCACCAcactccccagcccctctgcccacaCAGACCCCACTCTCCCAGGCACCGACCCCCTGTCCTGTAGCCACCCAGCCTCCACTCCCTGTACTCAGGCAGACCCTATAGCCCCCAGCACCTCCTACCCAGGTCCTACCTGTTCCAGTTGGGAACCCCTCACAAGCCCTTCCCCAGACCCCCAAGAGCCTATCCTTCAGAGCCCAAGCCCTGCTCCCTCATCCCTAGACCCTGTGCCCCAGCATTCAGACTTTAGCCTGACTATGGCTGCCCAGGCCCCAGTTCCAGGGGCAGCTGGAGAGGCTGGGgacaggaggctggaggaggcactGGGGGCCCTAATGGCTGCCCTTGATGACTATCGTGGCCAGTTCCCTGAGCTGCAGGGCCTGGAGCAGGAGGTGACCCGGCTGGAGAGTCTGCTCATG CAGAGACAGGGCCTGACTCGCAGCCGGGCTTCCAGTCTTAGCATCACTGTGGAGCATGCCCTGgagagcttcagcttcctcaacGAGGATGAAGATGAAGACCATGATGGTCCTAGGGACAG GCCCCCAAgcagcctggagcctggggctgAGGACAGCCTCGACTCGCTCAGTGCCCGCCCCCTCAGCACGGAGTGTCCAGCTCTGGACACTGCCTTGGTCCAGCACCTGTACCACTGCAGCCGCCTCCTGCTG AAACTGGGCACATTTGGGCCCCTGCGCTGCCAGGAGGCATGGGCCCTGGAACGGCTGCTGCAGGAGGCTCGAGTAATTGAGGCAGTATGCGAGCTTAGCAGGCGATGGGAAATCCCTGCCACCTCCGCCCAGGAAG TGGTGCAGTTCTCAGCCTCTCGGCCCGGCTTCCTGACCTTCTGGGACCAGTGTACGGAGGGACTTAGCCCCTTCATCTGCTCCGTGGAGCGGGTGCTCCTCACCTTCTGCAATCAGTACAGTGCCCGTCTCTCCCTGCGCCAGCCAGGCTTAGCAGAGGCTG TATGTGTCAAGTTCCTAGAAGATGCCTTGGGGCGGAAGCTGCCCAGGaggccccagccaggccctggagaGCAGCTCACCATCTTCCAGTTCTGGAGTTACATTGAAGCCTTGGACAGCCCCTCCATGGAGGCCTATGTGACAGAGACCGCCGAGGAGG TGTTACTGGTGCGGAATCTGAACTCAGATGACCAGGCTGTTGTGCTGAAGGCCCTTAGGTTGGCGCCTGAGGGGCGGCTACAAAGGGATGGGCTCCGGGCCCTCAGCTCCCTGCTTGTCCATGGCAACAACAAGGTCATGGCTGCTGTCAGCACCCAGCTCCGGAGCCTGTCACTGGGCCCTGCCTTCCGGGAAAGG GCCCTACTGTGCTTCCTGGACCAGCTCGAAGATGAGGATGTACAGATGAGAGTAGCTGGCTGCCTCGCCCTGGGCTGCATTAAG GCTCCAGAGGGCATTGAGCCCCTTGTGTACCTGTGCCAAACGGACACAGAAGCCGTGAGGGAAGCTGCCCGGCAGAGCCTGCAACAGTGTG GGGAAGAGGGACAATCTGCCCATCGACGGCTGGAGGAGTCACTGGACGCCCTACCCCGCATCTTTGGACCCGGCAGCATGGCCA CCAGCCGACCAGCCCGTGCTCTGCTGCTtcaggaagcagggctccagggAGAGGGCTCACCTCCCCAAGAGCTGCCTGACAC cttcagagaacaaaaaaaaagaagaaagaaaaaaggcatgtTTGTGAAGGCAAAGAAGCAGATGGGTTGGCACGTGGGAAGAGGATTGCTTCTTTGCTTCGCCCACAGAGTGGAGCGGGGGTGCCTTTCTTGTGTGTTTCTATGCATGGTGTGTGGGTACAATTTGCTGAACCCTAGACATATGATAtgctccctcctttccctccaccGTCCCCCACCCTGA